The nucleotide window ATCTGAACACCTGCCCGGTCGGGATCGCCACGCAGGATCCCGAACTGCGCAAGAAGTTCAACGGCAAACCGGAGCATATCGTCAATTATCTCTTCTTCGTTGCGGAAGAAGCCCGGCAGTTGATGGCCAAGCTCGGGTTCCGGACGATCAATGAAATGGTCGGCCGGGTCGACAAGCTCAAGATCACCAAAGCGGTCGATCATTGGAAGGCAAAGGGGCTGGACCTCACTCCACTGCTCACGATGCCGGATGTGGGGCAGGACGTGCCGCGCTACTGCGTCCAAACACAGGATCACGGCCTGGCCGATATTCTCGACAACAAGCTGGTGGAGTTGTGCAAGCCGGCGATTGAGAAGGGCGAGAAGGTGACCTTTGAGCTGCCGATTAAGAACGTGAACCGGACGACCGGCACGGTACTCTCGAGCAAGATCGCGAAGAAGTACGGACTGGAAGGTTTGCCGGAAGATACGATCTCGATCAAGTTCACTGGATCCGCCGGGCAATCGTTCGGCGCGTTCCTGGCCAGGGGCATCACGCTCACGCTGGAAGGCGAATCCAACGATTACATCGGCAAAGGTCTGTCAGGCGGCAAGATCATCGTGTTCCCACCCAAGAACGTGTTGTTCACGCCGGAGGACACGATCCTCATCGGCAATACGTCGCTCTACGGCGCAACCCAGGGCGAGGCCTACTTCTACGGCATGGCCGGCGAACGGTTTGCCGTCAGGAACAGCGGGGCGCGCGCGGTCGTCGAAGGCACAGGGGACCACGGCTGCGAATATATGACGGGCGGGGTTGTCGTCGTGCTCGGCCGCACCGGCCGTAATTTCGCCGCAGGTATGTCCGGCGGCGTCGCCTTCGTGCTGGATGATCTCGGCAAGTTCCAAAGCCGATGCAACACCGGTATGGTCGAGTTGGAGCCGGTTGCGACGAAAGAGGACAGGCGGTTGCTTCACGACCTGATTACCAAGCACTTCATGTACACGGGCAGCCGGCGGGCGAAGCAGGTGTTGGACACGTTCGACGCCACACTGCCGAAATTCGTGAAGGTGATGCCGGTCGATTACAAGCGGGTGCTTGAAGAACGGAAACGGAAGGCGAGCGCGGTACATTGAGGAAGTGCTGAGCACCCAGCGCTCAGGACTCAGGAACATGGGCGACCCCAAAGGTTTCATGAAATATGCTCGCGAGGGCCCGAGGCGGAAGCCCGTCGAGCTGCGCGTGCTCGATTGGAAGGAGATGTACGAGCCCATCTCCGAGGACAAGCTGAAGATTCAGGGCGCGCGCTGCATGGATTGCGGTGTGCCATTCTGCCAGGGCGGCACCGGTTGTCCCGTCGTGAACTTGATTCCCGAATGGAACGATTTGGTCTATCGCGGGCGCTGGCAGGATGCGTTGAAAGCCCTTCACAGCACCAACAACTTTCCCGAATTCACCGGTCGCCTCTGTCCGGCTCCTTGCGAAGGAGCCTGCGTGCTCGGCATCAACGAAGATCCGGTCTCCATTCGCATCATCGAGTGGAATATCGTCGACCGCGGGTTCAACGAAGGGCTGGTGTTTCCCGTCATGCCGGTCATGAAGACGGGCAAGACCGTGGCGATCATCGGATCGGGCCCGGCGGGATTGGCGGCGGCGCAACAGCTGGCGCGCACCGGCCACAGCGTGACGCTGTTCGAGAAGGCCGACCGCATCGGCGGGTTGCTCCGTTACGGCATTCCGGATTTCAAGATGGAGAAGTGGGTCATCGACCGCCGTCTGGAGCAGATGAAAGCCGAAGGGGTGGAGTTCAGAACCGGCGTGACGGTCGGCAAGGACGTGACGGGCGAGCAGCTGCGCAAGCAGTTCGACGCGGTGGGGCTCACGATGGGAGCCGAACAGGCGCGCGAGTTGCCGATCCCCGGTCGGGAACTCAAAGGCGTGCATTTGGCGATGGAGTATCTGACCCAGCAAAACAAGCGGACGGCCGGCATTCCCGTCACGGAGGAGCCGCTCACGGCGAAGGGCAAGCGGGTCGTCATCATCGGAGGCGGTGATACGGGATCGGACTGTTTGGGGACGGCGCATCGCCAGGGCTGCGTGGAAGCGCACCAGTTTGAGTTGCTCCCTGAGCCGCCGCCGCAGCGGGCCGACTCAACGCCCTGGCCTCTCTGGCCGATGCAACTCCGGACATCGCATGCGCACGAAGAAGGCTGCGACCGGCAGTGGAGTGTCTCAACCACGAAATTCACCGGGCACAACGGGCACGTCACCAAACTGCACGGGCATCGCGTCAAGTTCGAAGGCGGGAAATTTGTTCCCATGCCGAACACCGAGTTCGAGATGGACGCGGACCTTGTCCTGCTGGCCATGGGGTTCACCGGTCCGGTGAAGAACGGCTTGCTCGACAGCCTGGGCGTGGCGTATGACCAGCGTGGCGCGGTATCGGTGGACGACAACTTCATGACCAACCTCGACGGCGTCTTTGCCGGCGGCGACACCAAGCGCGGCGCCTCGCTCATTGTGTGGGCCATCGCCGAAGGCCGCAAGATGGCCGCGGGGATCGACCGCTATCTCCAAGCCGGAAAATCCGCCAAGCAGCCAGTCAAGTAGGGGAGACCGGCTCCCGCCTTTGCCGAGCCTTCGGCGGGTGTCTGTCCCCGTCTAATTTCCATATTGGATTGTGTGTGCCAGGGCGCATCGCTTCCTTGCCTCCCGGAGCGGGTCCGGCCGCCCCACCGTCTCGGCGGCGCGCACAAGCGTGATGCTCATTATTCTTCGCATCGTGCGCCCTTCCGGCCTCAGCCGAGCGGAACTTGCGCACATAGCGCTCACAATGTTCGCGTTGTGCCTCCTTCTGGAATTCCCTCAGCTGCGATCATGCTGATCGCAGTGCTTCAGTCAGTTCCAGCGTTCCTTCTCGGCTGAGTCTCGGTGGGACCCCGCTCCTACGGCAACGTCCTCGACGAGCCCTGGCACACCCTGTTGAAGCCTTAGTCGATTCCTGGCACCGTTCAGCCCACCCATCCCTTCAGAGGAGTCGCCCCTCCTAACTTGAAAAGCGGGTCCGGGCGGGGCGGGGTGTCCCGTTCGCCGTGCCACCCGCAATGTCCAATCATTCTTTCCTCGGCTGACCCTCGGCGGGCCCCCGCTCCTCAGGCAAAGTCGCTCCGAGCCCCTGCGTGCGCGCTTGAGGTCTTATTCGGTTCCTGAAACGATCCGGTCACCCAGTGTTCAGCCGTCTCCTTCCGCTGTGGACACTTCGTTGCAGCGTGCCGCACGTCTGATCGAACAATCCTCCGATCGAAGAAATGGGAGTATTTCTCAGGGCGATCATCTAGGGATCTGCTTGACCAAGGAGGTAAACCGGAGGAGAATGCGCCGCGCTGGGTCATACGTTCCCCACACAAGCATATGGAAGAGTTGGCGACAGCAAGCAGACATGCGGAGCCCAGGCGGAGCCAAGGGTTGAGTAAGCTGATCGATCCGATTCGGATTCGGCCGGGAGCGTCGGGAAAGCTGATCGTGCAGCTTCCGTATTCTCCCGACTATGTGGCGAAGATCAAGACGATGGCCGGTCGAGGGTGGCACCAGGGCGAGAAGTATTGGACAGTTCCGCATACCGGCACCGTGCTTCGCCATCTGCTGGCCCTCTTTCTGGGAGAGTCAGTCGAGATCGATCCAGCGGTTCGCGCAGTGAATGGTACGCGTTACGGAGCGAGCCTACTGTCAGTGGGTCAAGCGCTTCATGCGCTTTCATGGTCCGCGGCCCTTGGCCGACATGGGCGAACCGGAAATCGGCCCGTTCCTCTCAGGCTTGGCGACGGCGTCTCATGTCGGCGCCTCAACACAAAACCAAGCCCTCAACTCAAGGACGTCGATCCAGCACACAACCAGATCGTCGTGCGAGGGGGCAAGGGCGACAAGGATCGCTACACCACGCTCCCTATGGCCATCAAAGCGCCACTTGTTCAGCATCTCAACGCAGTCAGACGGCAACATGAGGAAGATCTTCGGCAAGGCCTTGGTCGCGTCGTGCTTCCTCACGCGCTTGACCGCAAATACCCCAACGCAGGCAAGGAATGGGGCTGGCAGTGGGTGTTCCCGGCATCGAGCCATTACATTGCTCCACTGACAAGAGAGTAACGCCGTCACCATCTTCACGAATCAGTCATGCAAAAGACGGTGAGGGAGGCACGACTGAAGGCTGGGATCGTCAAGCCAGCGAGCTGCCACACGCTGCGGCATTCGTTCGCCACTCACCTGCTGGAAGACGGATATGCCATCCGGACAGTTCAGGAATTGCTGGGTCACACCGACGCGCGAACGACCATGATCTACACCCATGTCCTGAATCGGGGCGGAAAAGGAGTCCGGAGCCCAGCCGATGGGCTGGTCCAAGGGTTGGGTCCCTCGCAGCGATAACGGAACGATGCTGGTCGACATAGCATGCCGCCGCCGCCCCACGGACAATGTTGACAAGGGATTGAATAACCAGAAGAATCTCCCACTAGCTCGCAGGCTTTCGGTGCGCGCTATGCCGGTCAGGATACTCAATAGTTATGCCGCACAAAAAACCCACAACGTGATTGCCCCAACACTTGGAGGAACATCGTGGAACAACGACTGAGTCTCATCACCCTCGGCGTGGCAGACTTGGCTCGAGCCAAAGCATTCTATGAGAAGGTAGTTGGCTGGCAGCCTGCCCCAAGCCCGCCTGAAATCGCCTTCTTCGACCTTGGAGGTGTCGTCTTCTCGCTATTCACTGATTCTGAACTTGCGAAAGATTTCGGCGAGAAGGCCGGCAAGTCCTCATATCAAGGATTTGCCTTGGCCCACAACGTTCGGAGCGCTGCGGAGGTAGATGCGCTGTTCGCCAAACTGAAGGCAAATGGTGCGAACATTGTGAAGGAACCCGAGAAGGTGTTTTGGGGCGGTTACTCAGGCTATTTTGCAGATCCGGATGGTCACAAATGGGAGATAGCATTCAATCCGTATTGGACGATTCTCGAAGATGGGAGAGTCTCTATGCAACCTCCTGTTCAATAGGTGCGGCATAACAACGCGATGCACCTGACCGTCAACAGCCGGCTTCGCCGCCTGGTGACGGCAGGTGATCGCGAGCGTTAGGCCGTCCTATAGAGGGAGACCGCATGGCGGGATATTGGTGGGAATGCGAAGGTTGCGCTGAGCGTTTCGAATTCCCGGAAGTAACCGGTGCGGCGAGCATGGGCAGTTTCGTATCGGACAAACTGATGCCCTCCGACTGGGACCAATCACTCCTCGCACCGATCTGTGGCAAATGCCGAAGGGCCACTCTCCGAGTTACATACGAGTTCCCGAGAGAGGACAAGCTCATCCTGCGCGTCATTCACATCGTCTGGCTGCAATACGACGACTATGTGCCTATAATGTGGGAAACGCATCTGAAGGATTCACCCACTGAGCGGTGCTTCGACTTCAAGTATCAGCGTGGCCGAAACCCGTGGGGCCTGAACAAAGCGGCTGTTTTATCCCGGCAAGACCTTCATACGCTGTTCGAGCGCTATCGGCAAAAAACTGGAGTGAACGACTTTCCGTAATCGAAATGGCCGGGCTAACCCGGACGGGCCGCCAGCGTCGCGCAGCTTCTACGGTCAGTGCTGACCCGCCGCACAGCAACACGTTAGCCCCTTCATTCCTGCACCGGGAGACGCGATGGATTTCCGGTATCGACTTCATCTTGAGAACCGGAGCGAGTTACGATGACCTTGTCGCCCTCATCCAAGGTAATTCGCGATACGTCTTAGGCAAGATCAATAGCGCACCAAGAAGGCGAAAGACACAGGCTGGGTCGAGGTCGTTCGCTGTGAGTGAAGTGCGGGAGTGAGCTGGGTGAGGAGCCTCCATGCCTTTCAAGATTACGATCACGGATGACGCCGATCGTCAGTACCAATCGTTGCCAGTGCGCGAGCAGCGAATCCTGGAGGCCGCAATCCAGTCCCGTCTGGAGCACGAACCGACCAAGCCGACGAAAGCGATCAAGCGTTTGCGTCCGAATCCACTCGCGGAATTCGAGCTGCGGGCGGGCGACCTGCGAGCCCTGTATAATGTCGAAGGTGACGAAGTCGTTATTCTGATCGTCGGCCGTAAGATGGGCAACAAACTGATTGTGGAGGGGGAGGAGTTCCATGGCCATTAAGACAATCCCGTTGAGCCGCTTGGAAGCGGACCTCAAAAAGACGCTGAATGAGTGCGCTGAGTCTGGCGAGACTGTTGTGGTCGAGATGCCGGATCAACGGCTCTTAGCAATCCAAACGCTGGAGCCGCAGGAAGACGACACGTTGATAGATGAGTTGCTGGCGTCCAATCCGAAGTTTCAAGCGTTAGTAAAGAAATCAAAGGCCAGCCTGCGCAAACCGTTTGCTGCGGGGAAGCCGGGGCTAACCAACGGCTGAAGCTGACCGGGGCCGGCATCCTGGTTTTGCAAGCATCAGTGTTGTTGCAGGCGACCCCGGCAGCTTAGCCGAACGTTAGGTGCCAGGATGAAATCTGGAAGATCGAAGCTTCGCCGAAGCCTTGAAGCGATCCTTCAATCCACATCCGATGTTCTCTTTCCGCAGCATTTGGGGGGCGGAACAAAGGGGTCGGGAGTCTTTTCTCGACGGCCCGTGAGCCTTTAAGACTCCCGACCCCTTTTCGTCCGCGCTTGATGGCTATCAACGGAGCCAGGAATCAATCACGCTCCGATCGCTTCAGGGTCTGGGTATCAAACCGGTCGGCTTTCGACAACTCTCTGCAGAGGTCGAGCAGTGCGCCAAGCAAGCCTCAGCCTAACACTTCACTCAACCGGATGCCGCCGAGGCACGCCACTTCGCTCGCCCTGTTAGCCGGCACACCTTACCGTGAAGCGGGCATATTTGCGGTGAAGAGTACCGCGTGGTCCGCGGAACATTGCCGTAAAAAAGTGTGGAGGCTGTAAGTGCAAACTCAGAGCAGCGTAGACCTTAGACGAAAGGTCCAGCACCTTCGAGACATGTTGATCCAATGGGCGACTAATCAAATTACCACCCAATCGGAAAGGGGTGTGAAAGCCAAATTCCGAACAGAATACAAAGCGCTGCGCCAAGACATTATCGACAACTCGGACGCCGACATCTACCACGCTCTGCCTGAGGCAGTCCGTTTGTACTTAGACATCTCAGATTTCTGGGGCTACGTAAAAAAGAAGCTTCCTCACACCGCGAGGGAACGAACCAATTTCCTCCATAAAGAGTTCAAGCCGGTTCTCCTGCGACTGGATCGTCCAGCGGGAAAGCTCATTGATCCGGTCCCTGAGTTTGCGCCACTCGCATTTGACGACAAGATGAAGGAGATACTCAATCGCCGATGGCGAGAATGCCAAGTCTGTGCTCAGGCGGGTGCACATCTCGCGGCGATCGTCATGATGGGTGGATTGCTTGAGAACTTGTTCGTGGCACGACAAGGGGCATTGAAGGACAAGACCTCGCTCATTGCGGGGGGGGGAACAAAGGGGTCGGGAGTCTTTTCTCGACGGCCGGTGAGCCTTTAAGACTCCCGACCCCTTTTCGTCCACCTGTTGTTGTCCGCGAGCGAGCGCGTTCCAAAGTTTCGAGCGGCAAGGATCGCGGGCTGAATGACCAGCCCGCCAGATCCCGGTCGGCATGGCGAGCTAACAACCGATCGCAGCGGATGGCGCTTCGCCGCCGTTGAATCGGGACGTGAGGAAGACCTGGAATAGGTGAACTCCAGCAGCCCGAAACCCCACAAGCACTGATCAACCAGGAGGCACAGCGATGAGCAGCGATATCCGGCAGCAGATCGAATCTGTGAACGCGCAATTCGTGAGTGCATTCAAGCGCGGTGACGCGATGGCCTTGGCTCACCTCTATACTCCCGCGGCCCAGTTGCTCCCGGCAAATAGCGACTTCGTTCGCGGCACGGCGGCCATCCGCACGTTTTGGCAGAGCGTGATCGACATGGGTCTCAAGGGCGCGAGCTTGGAAACAACTGAGCTGGAGGCCCACGGCGATACGGCAATCGAGGTTGGTCGATACCGGCTTCTCGCTGGCGGCGACGCCGTTGCCGACCAGGGCAAGTACCTTGTCGTGTGGAAGCACGACAACGGGAAGTGGAAGCTCCATCGCGATATCTGGACGACGAGCCAACCGGTTGCGGCATCGTGAGTCTGCCCGATGCGCGAGGCCACTTGACGGCGATCGATGGAGCGGGCGCGCGATCTGGCATTCGGTTCCCCATCGACCCCCCGGCTAGGTCTCACATGATTGAGTTTCTTGAAGGCAGGAAAATGTACCGGGAGTCTTGTCACGACGAGTGATCTACAGAGACCGCCGGCTTGCTTCCGCGCGACCTTGTCGGAGGAACGGGAACCCGCAGAGGCTTGGCCAGCTCAGAATATTCATGGAGGGTTCGTCACGAAACTGTGGCCTTGCCAGGCTGGCTTGTCACAGCGGCGTGCCCGCGATTGCAGTAGAAGCTTTCTTTGGATATCGCGCGCAGGGAAAGCTGGACCTGACCGAAGCATTGCGATCGAATGATCGCAGCTGAAGGAATTCGAGAAGGGTGCGCGGCGCGAACCTTGTGAGCTGTCTACACAGATTTCGCTCGACCAGGCCAGCGGTCCTCAAGTAATCCCTAAGCGTTTTCAATCTCCTGTGATCTTGAGCGCGTTATCTCCTTGCTTGCTTCCCCCTTATGCACATGTGTATTGTCAGACGAGGCGTACACATTCCCTATCGGAGGGGTTATGTGCACCAACATCGTGATCGATAACAGCCCTATGCGACAGGCGATGTAGGCCACGGGGCTTTCAACCAAAAGGGCGGTCGTCGAAGAGGGGCTTCGGTTGCTTGTTAAGGTACAGGGTCAGGAAGGGATGGGTCGACTATCTTCGGGGAACCAGCACGGCCCATACGGACTGGCTTGAAGCCAATCTCACAGATGAGCGGTTTGGTCTCACTGACTTGATTCTGTGCGAGGTGTTGCAGGGTATCACGACGGATGGCCGATTCGATGCAGTTCAGGAAGATCTTCTCAGATTTGAAGTCTTTGAGACGGGAACCGTTGAACTGGCCATTCAAACTGCTCTGAACTATCGAACGCTGCGCACCGCTGAACGCACAGTCCGTAGGACCATCGATGCTCTCATCGCATCGTTCTGTCCAATGGAGGGGCACAGGTTGCTTCATAACGATCGCGACGATGATCCATTTGAAGATATGCTCGGATTGAAAGTTGTCCATCCTTAGCGAAAAAGCAGTTCCAGAATCATTGGTTGTCCTCATGCGAGTGAGCGGTGCACCTGCTGCCCCACTTTGACACGTCCTCACTGGAGGAACGGGGACCTGCCGAGGCATGGCCAGCGTGGATCATTGATGAGGCTTCGGTAGGAATAACAGGGACATTCTGAATTTCCGGTGACGGCGGCTCATCCTGTGGCAAGAATTCTGAATGTCCCTGTTTCTTTCCCCTCGGGAATGGATGGAGGTACGGCGGACGCACGATGATCCGGTTGCGATGAGGCGATTCACCCTCACATATCGAAGAGAGGAGAACCCATGAGCTTCCTCGACGGACTACTCAAGCAGGCAATGGGCGGGTCGAATAAGACCGGCGGCCTCGGCGACATCGTATCGCTGGTGTCCAAGAATCCGCAGATTCTCTCGGCACTGACCGGGCTTCTTAGCACCCGTGACGCGTCGATCGGCGGGAGCGGAGGTCTGGCCGGGATGGTTGGCGCGTTCCAGAGCAAGGGTTTGGGCGACATGATCTCGGCGTGGATCTCGACGGGGCCCAACCCGGAGATTTCGGCTGCGCAGGTGACCGATGTGCTCGGCAAAGAAACAGTGGAGCAGTTCGCCGGCAAGGCGGGTGTGCCGGCGTCCGAAGCGGGCTCCCTCCTCGCAGGGTTGTTGCCGGCCGCAATCGATCACCTGACGCCAGGGGGAAAGGTTCCGGACGCGAACACCCTGGAGCACTCGCTGAGCTCACTCCTCTCCAAGTTGGCGCGATAGGCGATTCCAGGGGGCAGGGGGATTGACGCGCCCACGCTTTGGTCCGTGTGAGTTGAGTCGGGGACCTCAGGGGTTCGTATTCTGGTGGACGGGTTTTGAGTAGAGGAGGCTAGGTGGATCGACCGGTACATTGCCAGGCGATGCCAAGGTCCTGCCGCTCGTGACATCACAGAGAAGGAGACAAGAATGAGCCGTCAGCTTACGTTAGTGGGCTTCATCACATCGCTGCTGCTGCCGAGCTTGGGCCTGGCTCAAGGGAGCCTGCCCTTTCCGCCCACGCCGTCTGGTAGTAAGGCAGGGCCGACCGTGGCTCAATCGGAGTACGTGCCACACAAGCCGGAGAGCCATCTGCCGGCCGGCGCGCCGAACATCCTGATCATCATGCTGGACGATGTCGGGCCAGCGCTGCCCGGCACCTACGGCGGCCCGATCCACACGCCGACGCTGGATCGCATCGCCGCGAGTGGGATCTCCTTCAACGCGTTCCACAACGCGGCGATGTGCTCTCCGACCCGCGCGGCCTTGCTCACCGGCCGAAACCATCATCGGGTCGGCTTCGGGCAGATCGCCGAGCTCGCCAACGACTGGGACGGATACTCTGGTCACTGGCCCGCGACAACGGCATCCGTCGCCAAGGTTCTGGGCTACTACGGCTACAACGCGGCTGCGTTCGGCAAGTGGCACAACACACCCGCCGAACAAACCACGAGCCAGGGACCGTATGATCGGTGGCCGGTGGGACGCCTGGTCGGCTTCGACTACTTCTACGGGTTTCTCGCCGGCGAGTCATCCCAGTGGGAGCCGGCCGTCGTTGAGAACACGGTACGCCTCCCGGCCCCGCACCGGGTGGGTTATCACTTCACTGAAGACATGACCGACAAGGCCGTCGGCTGGCTCCGCCGCCAGCACGCCCTCGCGCCCACTCAACCATTCTTCATGTACTGGGCTCCCGGCGCTTCGCACGGGCCGCATCACATCTTCAAGGAGTGGGCCGACAAGTACAAGGGCCGGTTCGACAAGGGGTGGGATGCGGTGCGCGAGGAGATCTTCGCGCGCCAGCAGAAGTTGGACTGGATTCCGGCCGATGCGAAGCTCACGCCACGTCCCGCAACCCTGCCCGCCTGGGACAGCATTCCGGAGAGCGAACGAGCCTTCCAGCTCCGGCTGATGGAGGTCTTCGCTGGCTATACCGAGCACGCCGACAGGCAGGCCGGCCGGCTCATCGACGAGCTGGAACGGCTCGGCCTGCGCGACAACACGTTGGTATTCTACGTATGGGGCGACAACGGCTCCAGCGCCGAGGGCCAGAACGGAACCATCAGCGAGTTGCTGGCGCAGAACGGGATCCCCACCCATATTAACGACCACATCCGCGCACTCGACGAGGTCGGAGGGCTCGCCGCGCTCGGGAGCAACAAGACCGACAACATGTACCACGCGGGTTGGGCCTGGGCGGGTTCCACCCCGTTCCAGGGCGTCA belongs to Nitrospira sp. and includes:
- a CDS encoding arylsulfatase, which produces MSRQLTLVGFITSLLLPSLGLAQGSLPFPPTPSGSKAGPTVAQSEYVPHKPESHLPAGAPNILIIMLDDVGPALPGTYGGPIHTPTLDRIAASGISFNAFHNAAMCSPTRAALLTGRNHHRVGFGQIAELANDWDGYSGHWPATTASVAKVLGYYGYNAAAFGKWHNTPAEQTTSQGPYDRWPVGRLVGFDYFYGFLAGESSQWEPAVVENTVRLPAPHRVGYHFTEDMTDKAVGWLRRQHALAPTQPFFMYWAPGASHGPHHIFKEWADKYKGRFDKGWDAVREEIFARQQKLDWIPADAKLTPRPATLPAWDSIPESERAFQLRLMEVFAGYTEHADRQAGRLIDELERLGLRDNTLVFYVWGDNGSSAEGQNGTISELLAQNGIPTHINDHIRALDEVGGLAALGSNKTDNMYHAGWAWAGSTPFQGVKLNAGHFGGTRTPLAVSWPKSIKPDKAIRTQFHHVNDIVPTIYEVLGIPAPRTVDGVTQQPMDGISLQYTFADAAAPERKGPQYFEVMGDRGIYADGWFASVWGPRVPWVPGLPPGIAKWNPDQDTWRLYDLKHDVSQATDLAAAQPEKVAEMKKLFDEQAKANLVYPVGGGLWSIVWSPQLAPHNPATQFDYTQDVVGVPEFAAPKVGARSNLVQLEVELGPESKGVLYALGAFSGGIALWVDKDKLSFEYNLFEIERTRLETASPLPQGKTKIEVETRIAAPRGGADVTIRVDGREVAKGRVPRTAALAFTANDAFDVGTDSYSPVSQAYFDRAPFTFNGRIDRVHIEYLP
- a CDS encoding VOC family protein; amino-acid sequence: MEQRLSLITLGVADLARAKAFYEKVVGWQPAPSPPEIAFFDLGGVVFSLFTDSELAKDFGEKAGKSSYQGFALAHNVRSAAEVDALFAKLKANGANIVKEPEKVFWGGYSGYFADPDGHKWEIAFNPYWTILEDGRVSMQPPVQ
- a CDS encoding glutamate synthase subunit beta, with translation MGDPKGFMKYAREGPRRKPVELRVLDWKEMYEPISEDKLKIQGARCMDCGVPFCQGGTGCPVVNLIPEWNDLVYRGRWQDALKALHSTNNFPEFTGRLCPAPCEGACVLGINEDPVSIRIIEWNIVDRGFNEGLVFPVMPVMKTGKTVAIIGSGPAGLAAAQQLARTGHSVTLFEKADRIGGLLRYGIPDFKMEKWVIDRRLEQMKAEGVEFRTGVTVGKDVTGEQLRKQFDAVGLTMGAEQARELPIPGRELKGVHLAMEYLTQQNKRTAGIPVTEEPLTAKGKRVVIIGGGDTGSDCLGTAHRQGCVEAHQFELLPEPPPQRADSTPWPLWPMQLRTSHAHEEGCDRQWSVSTTKFTGHNGHVTKLHGHRVKFEGGKFVPMPNTEFEMDADLVLLAMGFTGPVKNGLLDSLGVAYDQRGAVSVDDNFMTNLDGVFAGGDTKRGASLIVWAIAEGRKMAAGIDRYLQAGKSAKQPVK
- a CDS encoding SgcJ/EcaC family oxidoreductase, which translates into the protein MSSDIRQQIESVNAQFVSAFKRGDAMALAHLYTPAAQLLPANSDFVRGTAAIRTFWQSVIDMGLKGASLETTELEAHGDTAIEVGRYRLLAGGDAVADQGKYLVVWKHDNGKWKLHRDIWTTSQPVAAS
- a CDS encoding YidB family protein, with amino-acid sequence MSFLDGLLKQAMGGSNKTGGLGDIVSLVSKNPQILSALTGLLSTRDASIGGSGGLAGMVGAFQSKGLGDMISAWISTGPNPEISAAQVTDVLGKETVEQFAGKAGVPASEAGSLLAGLLPAAIDHLTPGGKVPDANTLEHSLSSLLSKLAR